The DNA sequence ATTTCATCTTTTGCTTCAATTTGTTCTTTTGGATTAACGCAGTTATCACAATTTCCACAAGGTTCTTCTAATTTTTCGCCAAAATAATTCAGAAGAATTATGCGTCGGCATATGGCTGATTCGGCATACGAAGCTGTATCGAGCAACAATTGACGCCCAATCTCCTGCTCGGCAACAGGTTTGCCTTGCATGAATTTTTCCAGTTTCTGAATGTCTTTTGCCGAATAGAGCGTAATGCAAATTCCCTCACCGCCATCCCTGCCTGCTCGTCCGGTTTCCTGATAATAGCCCTCCAGACTTTTAGGAATATCGTAATGGATCACAAAACGTACATCCGGTTTGTCTATTCCCATCCCAAAAGCAATAGTGGCAACAATTACATCAACTTCTTCCATCAGGAATTTGTCCTGATTGCCTGATCGGGTTGTCGAATCCATTCCGGCGTGATAAGGCAGAGCCTTAATGTTATTTACAACCAGTGTTTCCGTTAATTCTTCAACTTTCTTTCGGCTCAAACAGTATATGATGCCCGATTTTCCTTCATGTTCCTTGATGAATTTAATGATCTGGGATTCAGGTTTCGACTTCGGTTTTACTTCGTAAAATAAATTCGGACGGTTAAATGATGCTTTGAAAACATTGGCTTCTAACATTCCTAATGTTTTCTGGATATCATGCTGAACTTTGGCTGTTGCGGTTGCAGTAAGAGCGATTAATGGCGCTTGTCCGATTTCAGAAACGATAGGTTTGATTCGACGGTATTCCGGCCTGAAGTCATGACCCCATTCAGAAATACAATGCGCTTCGTCAATCGCATAAAACGATATTTTGACATTTTTCAGGAAATCAATATTGTCTTCCTTAGTTAAGCTTTCGGGAGCAACGTAAAGTAACTTTGTTTTTCCTGATGTGACATCATCGCGTACCTTTTGAGCTGCAGCCTTGGTTAGCGACGAGTTTAAAAAGTGAGCAATGCCATCCTCCGTGCCAAAACTCCTGATCGAATCGACCTGATTCTTCATCAACGCAATCAATGGAGAAATAATGATGGCCGTACCATCCATGATAAGTGCGGGTAATTGGTAACACAGCGACTTTCCTCCTCCCGTGGGCATTAATACAAATGTATCATGGCCATCCAACACACTTTTGATCACTTCTTCCTGTTGGCCTTTGAAACGATCAAATCCGAAATATTTCTGGAGATGCTCAGTTAACTTGTAATCTATTCCCATAAAAAAAGACCGATTTACAGATCAAAAAAAATATTTGCATTTTGTATAAGTATCCCGAAGGTATATAAAATATCAATTAAAACGCAATGGCGTTGTCCGAATTTCGATACTTTTAGCGCTCCTTTAATTAAAATTAAGATATAGCCCAAGGAATGAGAAAGGAATATAAGCTATATTTGTGCGAACTTTTTTAATCCAACCTGAACATTTATTTATACTGTATTATGGCTGAAGAAACCAACAGAGAAGAACAATCAACCAAGAAAAAAAGTGAGCCAAAGGCAGAAATGTCTTTTCTGGATCATCTGGAAGCGCTTCGGTGGCACTTTCTCAAATCGATTTCAGCAATAATTATTGGGGGTGTAGTTGCCTTTATTTACAGTGATTTTGTTTGGAACTCTATTATTTTAGCGCCTAACAGTCCAGATTTCTGGACCAGTAGAATGTTAATTAAACTTGGAGACTTTATTGGAGTTAAGTCAAATGGATTGAATCAACATCCGATTGAGTTAATTAATTTCGATTTATCCGGACAATTTATGGTCGATGTTTGGACCGCCATTATTGCTGGTTTTATTGTTGCTTTTCCATATGTGGTCTATCAGTTCTGGAGTTTTATTAAACCAGCTCTCTACGAGAATGAACGAAGACATGCTTCAGGTGCCGTTGCCGTCATGTCGGGTCTTTTCCTGATTGGAGTTTTATTTGGCTACTTTTTAATTGTACCTTTTTCATTAGACTGGCTGGGTTCCTATAGCATAAGTAAAGATATTGTCAATCAAATCAATATACTTTCATACATTAGTTCTGTTACTTCAATCGTTATTGCCGGGGGTATCTCGTTCGAGCTACCGGTAGTGGTATATTTTCTGAGTAAAGTAGGACTGCTTACACCAAAATTTCTAAGAAAATACAGAAAGCATTCTTATGTGGTTTTATTAATCATTGCAGCTATTATTACACCTCCGGATGTGCTCAGCCAGATGATTGTAACTATTCCACTGGTAATTCTTTACGAGGTGAGTATCTTTATTTCTGCAAACATTGATAGAGCACATCAACGAAAACTGGATGAAAATTAAAATTGCAGGTACCCATTGAGATGAAACTTAGAGCAGATAATATTGTCAAAAAATATCGTAAACGGACTGTCGTAAAAGGAGTTTCGTTCGAAGTGAATCAGGGTGAGATCGTTGGTTTACTTGGACCAAACGGTGCCGGTAAGACCACTTCTTTTTACATGATTGTTGGATTGATAAAACCGCTTTCAGGTCGGATTTTTATCGACGATGAAGAGATAACTATGATCCCGGTTTATAAAAGGGCTCAAAAGGGCATCGGATATTTGGCTCAGGAGGCCTCGGTTTTCAGGCAGATGAGTGTCGAAGACAATATTCTTTCTGTATTGGAAATGACAAAGATCCCCAAAGCAGAACAATTACAAAAGGTTGAGACCCTGTTGAATGAATTTGGGCTTCAGCATATTCGTAAAAGCAATGGTTATCAGCTTTCGGGAGGAGAGAGGCGTCGTACCGAAATTGCACGTGCGTTGGCAATTGATCCGAAGTTTATTCTTTTGGATGAGCCTTTTGCCGGAGTTGACCCGATTGCCGTTGAAGACATTCAATCAATTATTAAAAAGCTAAAAGCTAAAAATATTGGGGTGTTGATAACCGACCACAATGTGCACGAAACGCTTACAATTACCGACCGATCCTATCTTTTGTATGAAGGATCAATCATGAAGGCCGGTACTGCTGAAGAACTTGCTTCCGACGAGGAAGTCCGCCGCGTTTATTTGGGTCAGAATTTCGAACTTCGGTAATTTGTTCGGTTTTTGAAAAAAAACAATTCAAAAGATTTTGCTGTGGTGTTGGATGTGTAAAATAAATGACATACATTTGCACCGCATTTAGCGGGCGTGGCGGAATTGGTAGACGTGCCAGACTTAGGATCTGGTGCCTTACGGCGTGGGGGTTCGAGTCCCTTCGCCCGCACAACAAAAGAATAACCGCCTTGCTTTACCTTGAAAAAGGATAAGCAAGCGGTTTTTATTAATTTAAAGCAATAGGTTTCGGATCCGGAACTTTCAAAAAGTTCTTCTTCCTTCCTCATTCCCAATAACTTTAAGAGTTGAATTATGAATATTACCAGAGAAAACATCGACGAACTGAATGCAATTCTCACTGTTTCGATTGAGAAGAATGATTATGAAGCCACAGTAAACGACGTTCTGAAGAACTATCGTAAAAAAGCTAATATGCCGGGATTTCGTCCCGGAATGGTTCCTGCAGGTTTGGTTAAAAAAATGTACGGAAAAGCAGCACTTGCTGAAGAAGTCAATAAGATTCTTTCGAAAAGCCTGACTGAATATATTCATGCTGAAAAATTGAATGTATTGGGCGAACCACTTCCAAACGAAGAAAAGCAAACACCAATTGACTGGGATACTCAATCAGATTTCAGCTTTGTATTTGATGTAGCGATGGCTCCTGCATTTGATGTGAAACTTGATGAAATGACCGCTTTGCCTTTTTATACCATTGCTGCTGACGACGATATGGTTAATAAGCAATTAGAAGCTTATGCCGGTCGTTTGGGCGAGAATAAAGTAGTTGAAGCTGTTGAAGATAAAGATACTGTACGCGGAAACTTTGTTCAGTTGAATGAAGACGGAAGCGAACTGGAAGGCGGAATTGTTGCTGAAAAAGTGGTTATTGCAATTGATGTCATGAAAGATGAAGAAATTAAAGCTTCATTCATTGGTAAGAAGGCAGGCGATGTGGTTGTTTTTGATCCGGTTAAAGCTTATGACAACAAACATGAAGTTGGCCACATGCTGAATATTTCGCACGAAGAAGCTGAAAAACTTTCAGGAAATTTCAGTTTTACCATTGTTGAAGTGCTTCATTTCGAAAAGGCAGAGCTGAATCAGGATTTATTCTCAAAAATTTATGGTGAGGATTCAGGAATTTCTACTGAAGAAGAATTCAAAGCCAGAATAAAAGCAGAAATTGAAGAGAACTTTGTTCATTCAAGCAATTATAAATTCGCTCTTGATAGCCGCGATGCTTTGCTCAAAGCAATCCCACTCAGTTTGCCTGAAGCTTTCCTGAAACGCTGGATTAAAGCTACCAACGAAAAGATGACTGACGAGCAGATTGATGGCGATTTCGATAATTTCATGACCGACCTGAGATGGCAGTTGATTAAAGACAAAATTGTAAAAGACAACAACCTTCAGATCACCGAAGAAGATGTTCGTTCTTTGGCAAAAGAAATGGCAGCCATGCAATTCCGTCAATATGGTTTGAATAATGTGGGTGAAGAACATTTGGAAAACTATGCCAATCACATGTTGAAAGACGAAGAAGAACGTCGCAAATTGGTTTCCCGCAAACAAGAAGATGTAATCATTGCAACGATAAAAGATAAAGTTACGCTCGATGTAAAAGGAATTAGTTACGAGGAGTTTAACAAAATGCTGGAAAATTAATTTTCTAGCTGTTTAGTCAATAGCTTATTTTTTTAACTTTGTGAAAATCTGATTTTGCTTGTATAAGTAAAACTGATCTTCACAAAGTTTTTTTTTAACAAGAACCCACGATTATGAGCAACGGAAACGAATTCAATAAATATGCAACGAAGCATTTGGGTATCAGTAGCCTGAATATGCATCGTTTCGACTCTGTTTTTACCAACAGTTTAACTCCTTACATCATTGAAGAGCGTCAGTTAAATGTGGCCTCGATGGATGTATTTTCCAGGTTGATGATGGATCGGATCATCTTTTTAGGCACACCAATCGACGATTACATTGCCAATATTGTTCAGGCGCAATTGTTGTTTTTGGAGTCAGCCGATCCGAGCAAGGACATTCAGATTTACTTTAATACTCCCGGAGGTTCGGTTCACGCCGGTTTGGGAATTTACGATACCATGCAAATCATTTCTCCGGATATTGCAACTATTTGTACCGGAATGGCGGCTTCTATGGGAGCAGTTTTGCTTACTGCCGGTACTCATGGGAAACGCTCTGCACTTAAACATTCAAGGGTGATGATTCATCAACCAATGGGTGGCGCATCAGGACAAGCTTCTGATATTGAAATTACAGCCCGTGAAATCATGAAACTAAAGAAAGAGTTGTACGATATCATCGCAATTCACAGCGGCAAAACGTATGATCAGGTTGAAAAGGATGCTGACCGCGATTACTGGATGACTTCGACAGAAGCCAAAGAATATGGCATGATTGACGAAGTTCTGATCAGTCACAAATAACAATTAGAACTATTGAAAATGAAAATGGATAAATGTTCGTTTTGCGGGCGTGAGAAGAAAGAAGTTAACTTGCTGATTGCCGGCATGGAAGGACATATTTGCGATAGTTGTGTGGAACAGGCCCATGCCATTGTTGAGGAAGAATTCAAGAAAGATGATACTTTTGATACAAAAGGACTGAAATTGATGAAACCAATCGAGATCAAGAACTTTCTCGATCAGTATGTCATTGGTCAGGAGCATGCAAAGAAAATTCTTTCGGTGGCCGTTTACAACCATTACAAACGATTAAATCAGCCTGTTTCAGCCGATGAGACTGAGATTGAAAAATCAAATATTATCATGGTCGGTGAAACCGGAACCGGAAAAACCCTTTTGGCACGGACAATAGCCAAAATGTTGCATGTTCCGTTCACTATTGTTGACGCTACCGTACTTACCGAAGCTGGTTATGTGGGCGAAGATATTGAGAGTTTGCTGACCCGGTTGTTGCAGGTTGCCGATTACAATGTAGAAGCTGCTGAACGTGGAATTGTATTTATTGACGAGATTGATAAAATTGCCCGTAAAGGAGATAATCCTTCCATAACCCGCGATGTTTCAGGCGAAGGCGTTCAACAGGGCCTTTTGAAATTGCTCGAAGGTGCCATTGTGAATGTTCCACCTCAGGGCGGGCGTAAACATCCGGAACAAAAAATGATCGCTGTAAATACAAAAAATATCCTTTTTGTTTGCGGTGGAGCATTTGATGGAATTGATAAAAAAATCGCTCAGCGCCTGAATACCAAGATTGTAGGTTACGGTGCCCAGAAAAAAGCAGATGTGATTGACCGCAATAATATGATTCAATATATTTCCCCGCAAGACTTAAAATCGTTTGGTCTTATTCCTGAAATTATTGGTCGTATTCCGGTGTTGACTTATCTGGAACCTCTCGACCGGAAGGCTTTGCGCAGTATTTTGACCGAACCTCGTAATTCGTTGATCAAGCAGTACATTAAACTTTTCGAACTCGATCATGTGGAACTTAGTTTCGACGAAGAGGCGCTAGAATTTATTGTTGATAAAGCAGTTGAATTTAAATTGGGAGCGCGCGGACTTCGTTCGATCTGCGAAAATATCATGAACGATGCCATGTTCGATACTCCTTCTGCTAATGTGAGTACCATGAAGATCACTCTCGATTATGCGCAGGAAAAAATTGACGGCGCAATAACCGTTCGGTTAAAAGCAAGTTAACTTGCACTCAAAATATTCGAAAATGCAATCAGTTTTGGTTGCATTTTTTATTTCAGTTAAATATAAAAATTGATTAAAATGGATGATGAATTGCCATTTGCAAAAGGTGATTTTGTGCGCGTTGATGGAATCAATGCGGTAGTTGTGGGGAATGAAGAAGATGAAAATATTCCGCACGATCACATAGCCGTGTTTTTCGGGTCTGAATTTGCCAAACGTGAATCGGAAGGCGGTGAAGGAAACGGCAATCCTGTGGTTTGGATTATTCCCATCGATGTTTGTGAAGACGGTTTGGAGCCGGAATACAAAGAGGAAGATTGATTATACGGGTAATGATTTTCACCCATTTACAGAAAATAGTCATCAGTCACTGGGAAATTTTTAAAAGCGACTTTCCGAATGACTGATGACCATTTCCCCATCACTAATCAGTTAGATATCGTTTCTAGTCCAAATAAATTTAGACAAGATTGCTCATGACCAATTTATTCTCCAATCATTTCCGGCGGTAATTCTTTTGTAGTTTTCGCACCCAATTTCCTGATGTTTTCAGCTCGTTTCACTAGGTTCCCACTTCCGGAGTACAGCTTGCTTGTGGCTTGATCGTATGTTTTTCGGGTGCTTTCCAGGCTTTTGCCGATCGATTCCATGTCGGAGATAAACGAGACAAACTTATCGTACAAAGCGCCGCTCTGACGGGCAATTTCCAGTGCATTTCGGGTTTGGTTTTCCTGTTGCCAAATGGAGGCAATGGTTCGCAGCGTTGCCAGCAATGTCGATGGACTTACGATCACCACTTTATTGTCCCAGGCATACGAAAATAAATCCTGATCTTCCTGAACTGCAATGCTGAACGAGGATTCGATAGGTACAAACAGCAACACAAAGTCGGGACTGTTAAAACTGGGCGAGTGCTGATAATGCTTTTCGCTCAGGATTTTAATATGACTTCTCACACTCAGCAAATGTTCCTTCACAAAAGCAACACGATCTTTGTCCAAATCTGCGTTTACCAATCGTTCGTAGGCAACCAGCGACACTTTCGAGTCGACCACAATGTGTTTCTGGTCAGGCAAATGGATGACTACGTCGGGCTGAAAGCGCTGTCCGTCTTCCGAAAGAACACTTTCCTGTTTTGTGTATTCGCGCCCTTCGGTTAGGCCTGATCGTTCAAGTATTCGCTCCAGGATAACCTCGCCCCAGTTGCCTTGTTTCTTGACGTCGCCCTTCAGCGCTTTGGTCAAATTATTGGCTTCGTCGCTTATCTTCAGGTTTAGGTCGTGCAGTTTTTTGAGTTCAGCTTTCAGGTCGGTTTGATCCTTTAAACCCTTTTCGTAGGTATCTTCCACTTTCTTTTCAAATACCTGAATTTTCTCTTTCAACGGAGTAAGCAATTCGGCGATGCTTTTCTGATTGGAAGCTGAAAATTCAACTGTATTTTGTTTCAGGATTTTGGCCGCAATACTTTCGAATTCTGAGGTAAATCTTTGCTGAAGGTTTTCCATTTCCTTCTTTTGCGAATCGAGTTTCTCCTGAAGGTTGCCGAAATCGGCTTCGGCGCGTGCCTGTTGCTGTGCCTGAATTCCGTTTTCCATGCGAAGCTGTTGGACTTGAAGAAGCAATTCTTCCTTTTCTTTCTGAAGTAATTGGTTCCGGTCTTGAAATACTGATTTTTCCTTTTCAACCTCAAATTTTTGCTGAAGGAAGAGTTGATCGCTGATCTGTTTTTCGCGTTCAAAAACGGCTATCTGCTTCAGTTTTCCCGATTTCAGGATCAGGAATGAAACAACGAATCCAAGACAAAGTCCTGCCAAAAGAAATAGAATTTCCATGATTTTATTTTTCACTAAAAATACGATAAAGTTTTTGCCACAAAGTCACGATGACACCAGGAGTAGGTTTAAATCTAGTTTTTTGTTCCGTTAGGAACACCAGGTCGGTAGAATTAATGA is a window from the Aquipluma nitroreducens genome containing:
- the recQ gene encoding DNA helicase RecQ translates to MGIDYKLTEHLQKYFGFDRFKGQQEEVIKSVLDGHDTFVLMPTGGGKSLCYQLPALIMDGTAIIISPLIALMKNQVDSIRSFGTEDGIAHFLNSSLTKAAAQKVRDDVTSGKTKLLYVAPESLTKEDNIDFLKNVKISFYAIDEAHCISEWGHDFRPEYRRIKPIVSEIGQAPLIALTATATAKVQHDIQKTLGMLEANVFKASFNRPNLFYEVKPKSKPESQIIKFIKEHEGKSGIIYCLSRKKVEELTETLVVNNIKALPYHAGMDSTTRSGNQDKFLMEEVDVIVATIAFGMGIDKPDVRFVIHYDIPKSLEGYYQETGRAGRDGGEGICITLYSAKDIQKLEKFMQGKPVAEQEIGRQLLLDTASYAESAICRRIILLNYFGEKLEEPCGNCDNCVNPKEQIEAKDEICRALQAIIEVKEKYKAEHLSDILTGKKTAAIKSFRHYELEAFGSGNDHGEKFWNAVFRQSLIAGFIYKDIENYGLLKMTQKGYDFLENPVDFLLVRNHDYDAIEEEANAAAAQASGAGDPELFSMLKDLRKKISKKLNLPPFVIFQDPSLADMALQYPITLEELKYIQGVGEGKAKRYGKEFVELIKSYVEENEIDRPQDMVVKSVANKSKIKVGIIQSIDRKLSLDDIAASIGIDMKDLISEIETIVNSGTKINIDYYLDEILDEDRQEEIFEYFREANNDSIEDALKELGEDEYTDSDVRLMRIRFLSELGN
- the clpX gene encoding ATP-dependent Clp protease ATP-binding subunit ClpX, with amino-acid sequence MKMDKCSFCGREKKEVNLLIAGMEGHICDSCVEQAHAIVEEEFKKDDTFDTKGLKLMKPIEIKNFLDQYVIGQEHAKKILSVAVYNHYKRLNQPVSADETEIEKSNIIMVGETGTGKTLLARTIAKMLHVPFTIVDATVLTEAGYVGEDIESLLTRLLQVADYNVEAAERGIVFIDEIDKIARKGDNPSITRDVSGEGVQQGLLKLLEGAIVNVPPQGGRKHPEQKMIAVNTKNILFVCGGAFDGIDKKIAQRLNTKIVGYGAQKKADVIDRNNMIQYISPQDLKSFGLIPEIIGRIPVLTYLEPLDRKALRSILTEPRNSLIKQYIKLFELDHVELSFDEEALEFIVDKAVEFKLGARGLRSICENIMNDAMFDTPSANVSTMKITLDYAQEKIDGAITVRLKAS
- the clpP gene encoding ATP-dependent Clp endopeptidase proteolytic subunit ClpP → MSNGNEFNKYATKHLGISSLNMHRFDSVFTNSLTPYIIEERQLNVASMDVFSRLMMDRIIFLGTPIDDYIANIVQAQLLFLESADPSKDIQIYFNTPGGSVHAGLGIYDTMQIISPDIATICTGMAASMGAVLLTAGTHGKRSALKHSRVMIHQPMGGASGQASDIEITAREIMKLKKELYDIIAIHSGKTYDQVEKDADRDYWMTSTEAKEYGMIDEVLISHK
- the tatC gene encoding twin-arginine translocase subunit TatC gives rise to the protein MAEETNREEQSTKKKSEPKAEMSFLDHLEALRWHFLKSISAIIIGGVVAFIYSDFVWNSIILAPNSPDFWTSRMLIKLGDFIGVKSNGLNQHPIELINFDLSGQFMVDVWTAIIAGFIVAFPYVVYQFWSFIKPALYENERRHASGAVAVMSGLFLIGVLFGYFLIVPFSLDWLGSYSISKDIVNQINILSYISSVTSIVIAGGISFELPVVVYFLSKVGLLTPKFLRKYRKHSYVVLLIIAAIITPPDVLSQMIVTIPLVILYEVSIFISANIDRAHQRKLDEN
- the tig gene encoding trigger factor is translated as MNITRENIDELNAILTVSIEKNDYEATVNDVLKNYRKKANMPGFRPGMVPAGLVKKMYGKAALAEEVNKILSKSLTEYIHAEKLNVLGEPLPNEEKQTPIDWDTQSDFSFVFDVAMAPAFDVKLDEMTALPFYTIAADDDMVNKQLEAYAGRLGENKVVEAVEDKDTVRGNFVQLNEDGSELEGGIVAEKVVIAIDVMKDEEIKASFIGKKAGDVVVFDPVKAYDNKHEVGHMLNISHEEAEKLSGNFSFTIVEVLHFEKAELNQDLFSKIYGEDSGISTEEEFKARIKAEIEENFVHSSNYKFALDSRDALLKAIPLSLPEAFLKRWIKATNEKMTDEQIDGDFDNFMTDLRWQLIKDKIVKDNNLQITEEDVRSLAKEMAAMQFRQYGLNNVGEEHLENYANHMLKDEEERRKLVSRKQEDVIIATIKDKVTLDVKGISYEEFNKMLEN
- the rmuC gene encoding DNA recombination protein RmuC; the encoded protein is MEILFLLAGLCLGFVVSFLILKSGKLKQIAVFEREKQISDQLFLQQKFEVEKEKSVFQDRNQLLQKEKEELLLQVQQLRMENGIQAQQQARAEADFGNLQEKLDSQKKEMENLQQRFTSEFESIAAKILKQNTVEFSASNQKSIAELLTPLKEKIQVFEKKVEDTYEKGLKDQTDLKAELKKLHDLNLKISDEANNLTKALKGDVKKQGNWGEVILERILERSGLTEGREYTKQESVLSEDGQRFQPDVVIHLPDQKHIVVDSKVSLVAYERLVNADLDKDRVAFVKEHLLSVRSHIKILSEKHYQHSPSFNSPDFVLLFVPIESSFSIAVQEDQDLFSYAWDNKVVIVSPSTLLATLRTIASIWQQENQTRNALEIARQSGALYDKFVSFISDMESIGKSLESTRKTYDQATSKLYSGSGNLVKRAENIRKLGAKTTKELPPEMIGE
- the lptB gene encoding LPS export ABC transporter ATP-binding protein yields the protein MKLRADNIVKKYRKRTVVKGVSFEVNQGEIVGLLGPNGAGKTTSFYMIVGLIKPLSGRIFIDDEEITMIPVYKRAQKGIGYLAQEASVFRQMSVEDNILSVLEMTKIPKAEQLQKVETLLNEFGLQHIRKSNGYQLSGGERRRTEIARALAIDPKFILLDEPFAGVDPIAVEDIQSIIKKLKAKNIGVLITDHNVHETLTITDRSYLLYEGSIMKAGTAEELASDEEVRRVYLGQNFELR